The genomic stretch ATAAGACAGTTGGAGAAACGTCTAATGCGAATATAGACTCGGTTAAGACAGCTGGAGAAACGTCTAATGTGAACGGAAATGCAACACAGAATCTAAACGGAGACCCAGCCAATCCAAATCAAGACCCAGCCAAGCTAAATGGAGAAGCCCCCAAAATCAACGGAGACTCAGCCAAGCTAAATGGAGAAGCCCCCAAAATCAACGGAGACTCAGCCAAGCTAAATCGTGACTCATCTAAGCTAAATGGAGAAGGGAACACGAGCGTAAATAGCGATCACGGAGAGTCGCCGAGGTTGAACGGAGAGGTAAAGGCGGCGGAAAAGGATTTGAGTGAATCGGGGAAAGAGTCGCCGAGAGAAAGGGACCTGAAAGCACCAAACATAAAGAACATGACGCCAGAAGAAGTGAGGAGCGTGCTGTCGAAGGAGACGTTtgagaataaaaaggataGAATAAGAAGAGCGTCGCCGTACGGAATGCTTAAGTCCTGGGACCTGTACGCGTTCGTAGTGAAGGGGAACGACGACCTGAGGCAGGAAAAAATGGCAAATCAGATCCTGGAGTCGTTCAGAAGAATATTCACAAAGGCGAAGCTGCCACTGTGGCTGAGACCAATCGAAATCCTGGTGACAGGCTCAAACTCTGGCATCATGGAGTTCCTGCACGACACGTACTCAGTGGACGTGATCAAGAAGAAGTTCAACTCGGAGTCGCTGGCGCCAGTATTCGAAAAGCTCTTCTACGCGAACATCTTCGAGGCGCGCAAAAACTTCATCGAAAGCCACGCAGCGTACTCGATCGTGGCGTACCTGCTGCAGGTGAAGGACAGGCACAACGGGAACATCCTGCTGGACCCGCAAGGACACGTGATACACATCGACTACGGATTCTGCCTCTCGAACTTCCCGGGGAAGCTGATCAGCTTCGAGACGACGCCGTTTAAGCTGACGAAGGAGTACCTGGACGTGATCGGAGGCGCGAACTCGGACAACTTCCTCTACTTCAAGACGCTGGTGGTCAAGGGGCTGCTCGAGGCGCGCAAGCACGTCGACGAGATCGTCCTGCTGGTGGAGATGATGACCACGGCGAACAAGATGCCCTGCTTCCTCGCGGGCACGACGGCGACGATCGAGATGTTCAAGGAGCGCTTCATGCTCACGCAGTCGGAGGAGTCCTGCATCAGGAAGATCACGGAGATGGTCGACGCCTCGGTGAACAGCTTCTCGACGATCCAGTACGACAACTTCCAGAGAATCACCAACGGAATCATGTGAAGCGGGCTTGCAGTGGCGCATCAGCACGGAGCACGGACTCTACACAAGCAACCGCGCTCAATGTGCTTGCGAGATACGGGTGTACACTATAGTCACAGTTTTACGTCCACAGTTCATTCATGTTTAGTTAGATATAGTAGATATTCAAGTTGGCGCCGATTCGCCTGTCAATTGGTTGGGAAACTCTGTCGTGGCCGCAGATTCTACCGCTAGCGCCGCCCACACAACAATCAGTGAGAATGTTCATCAATATACGCACATCCAGGTAGAATCCACtcaatttgtgtaaaaaaaattagaagTCGCTTTAAGGTCAAGCTGTGGAAGTTCACATGAATCAGCAGGCACCAGATGTCGAGTCACTGCGTGACGTCTGCGACGAACTCACGTTCGACCAAATCGACTCCATCATTGAAAACTTGACTGCAGGGAACCTGTCCAGCTTCCTGAACAACGAAAAGCTGAACGAGGCGCTCGAAAACGACGCGTACCTCATCAACAATGTGCGCACACAGACGGGGATCACGAAGTCGTGCGAGCACGGGCAGAAGGTATCCTCCATAATAAAGCAGAAGGCGCTGAAGCTCAACGAGGCCACGGccctggagctgctggacacgATTTTGAACCTGCTGCTCGAGAAGTTCGGCGCAGAGCGCGAAGTCACGGACGCCCGGGACCCGTCCGGCAAACACACGCGCCGGTGTCTGGACTTCGCGCTCATGTCGAAGCACTTCCCCTCAGGAGCACTCGCGCTGAGCTCGTTGTCGTGGGACAGCCTTCCCCTATCGGGACTCATAGCACACGAGTACGCGTCGCAGCAGCGGCAGCGGCGTCCGGCGCAGACCTTCTCAAACCCGGCCTCGTACAAGGAGCTCGACGCGCTCGTCGAGTACGAGCAGCAGCTGGAGACGAAGGAGCGCGTGGAGCGCATGAAGAGGCGCATCGGCCTCCTCTCGGCCGCGGCGCCCGTCGACTTCTGGGAGTTTGTGCTGGACCGGGACCCTCAGAACGGGTTCAACAACACGTGCTTCAACTTGTACTCGTTGACCTTCCTGGCGACGAACGGGGACATCGAGGTGTTCAAGAGCCCGCGGTCTGACGTTCTTATAAGGGTATCGCCTATTTACGCCCATGTATTCTAGTTATTATGTAGTTGCAGTACAATGTATGTTCTGCTTACACGCGTTTAGGCCAGGAGTAAAAACGACTCGAACAGCGTGAACTTCCAGTCGATAGTGACTGGGTGGTGCTACGACCAGTGGCTGAAACTGGTGGATAAGTACTCAACGTGATGTAACATAGATGAGCTGGAGAGAACGCGTTGTCCAGTCTGCCACCTGTGCAACTGACGattaacatattaaatacacTGTGTACACTCCACTTagatttgtattattaacaGGTTACGTCCACTGATATTAAGCACAGCTGATGATATTAACAGGTTGCATCAACTCTTTAAATACTGCCCAGGTTGTAAGCAGTGACCCTTTACAGAATCATGTTCTTTTCCTTGAGGTACTTAAGTGCCATTTCAGCTGCACTCTGCGACTCGGCACTTAGGTTCAACTTGGGCTCCCTCGCTCGCCTGTCCGAGTGCATCTTAGGCGCCCTTTTCTTTCTCGCTTCTGTACTCGTCTGGTCCTTCCTGCTCATGAGTTCAGTGGGCTTCATGTTTAGACAGAAAGAAGTGGCGTAGTGACCCAAGTGCAAGCGTCTAAAGTTGAACGCCTTCCTCAACTCCTTGGCGTAGGTCTTATAAGATCTAAAGGTAAATCATAGTTATTGTCATGGGTGATACTATTACTAGTAAATTTGCTGTTACCACTAGTGTTAGTCAGGTTAGTACTGTTAATAAAACTAGAAATGTTTCACGGTAAATGttaccactattactaaCACTGATATTATTACCAATACTAGTGAGGCTATGCTTACCTTATAGATGACTTGAAAGCGTTCTTGGCTAGTTGCAACAGCTGACTGTCTTCCTTGACGTCAGTGCAGAATCTATTCCTCATGAATCCAACCAAGTCCCCCtgtagttatttatattcagtAAACGTCAGAGGcactttatttatataaccAGTATAACCTTTATTAACAGAAACACTAACTAGCCGAATCTGCAACACTAACTAGTCTAATCTACCATACTAACTAGTCTAATCTACCATACTAACTAGTCCAATCTGCAACACTAACTAGTATAATCTACCACAACCGTCCAATAGGCTAATTACCTTAAAATTCTTCAAATACTTAGGCGTGTGTATATTCTTAATTGGATTCCATACTTCACCTTCCCCAATTTCCTTTAGCTTCATGCCCTTTCTGTTGAGAACTTGCACGAACTCGCTTTCGTGTTTCATCAGTATTAGTAGGCACGTTCCAGAGTCACCTATCCTGGCCGTCCTTCCTGATCTGTGTATGAACTCATCCAACTGCTGCGGCGGGTCGTATTGAACAACTCTGTTGACCTTGGAGAGGTTAAGCCCTCTGGATGCAACGTCCGTTGAGACCATTATTGACGACTTCGAATTTATAAACTGATCCATCAGCGGCATTCTACAGCATTACGGATCTTTGTTTATCTATAATTTTAAGCGTACCTTTCTTTAGACTCCATGTCGCCATGTAACTTGTAAATGGGCACTTCAAATATTTGCCTTTCCGTGTCCTTATTCACTGCAAACTTGTTTGCCAAAACTCGGTCCTTCTCCAATTCCgacaaatttaaattcgTGTTCTTCATCAGGCTCCCTTGTGGCCCTtctttccttttcaaactcgGCCATGATAGCATTTTAAGCAGTCTTTCCATATAGTTAACTGTATCACAGTTTGATACGAATATCAGAATCTACtcattttccattttacttatatacCAAAGATCAATAGTATCAACTGTAAACCATAACACACATCACTAATCTAATTACTTTCGTACCTTCTCGTGGTTGCCTACAAACTTTAGCAGCATTGACACCAAACACATGAATTTGTTGTTACAGTCTACCAGTGCGTATTCTAGATTTAACTTCGTTGGCATCTTGTGATTTTCTATAACAGTCGTGAACTCTTGTATATGCGCGTACCTTCGTTCACTCCTATCAATAGGGGCTTAGCTACGAAACACGTGTCTACCAACTTAGTGACTCTATCGGTTATCGTTGCTGACGTTAACACGATCTGAATTCCTGCGTTTTCCGCGTTACTCTTCTTCGAATCCAGGAGGTGGCTGTGGATGttccttattttattctcgAAGCCCATATCCAGCAGCCTGTCCGCCTCATCAAGCACTAACATGTCCATGTTCGTCAAATTGAACGAGGAGGTGCTCTCCATGTGGTCCAAAATCCTCCCGGGCGTCCCGATTACGATCGTTATGCCCTTTCTTATGCGCGCCTTCTCCGACTTCCTGCTCTCTCCGCCTACACCTCTATAACAGTGAACGACGATACCTTTGATGCAAGATACCACGATCCACGGGAACGGCTTAGACAAACTCTCAGTCACTTTAGAAATTTGAAACGAAAGCTCCCTCGTGGGCGTTATAATGAGAACCTAAAAGCTTCCATGTAAGCTATAAATGGTACCTTGGTTCCGTCTTTCCGTGTGATTTTGACATTATCTGGTGGAGAAACTAGTTTTTGAAGTGCAGGGATTACAAATGTTAGGGTTTTCCCTGTTCCTGATGCACTTCTAATCAAAACCGTCGATCCTTTGAGGACTTTTGGAATGGATAATTTCTGAATTGGTGTTAATTTTACGAATCCGTTGGATTCCAATGACTTAAGGAGTCTGCTGTTCAATAAACCCGAAAATTCAGAAAAATTTGACACAAAGGTTGAAGAATCCTCAAGTGTTATTTCATCTGACGGAGAATACGATTCATTGTGTACTGGTTCAACATCATCAGGGTCAAAACTAGTTTCTAATtcatgtgtgtgtttaataAAGCATTTATTCACCCTTTTCAGGTTGTGCGATAGTGTAACTAGCTTGAGAAGTTTGAAACGTGACGATCTACCTCGATTAAGGTACataatgttaaaataatatgagAACACATTAGGtatgaatatatactataatacaggtaacacaaatataaaaacaatgaGTCTATTAAAAGTTACAGAACCAGATGCTCACTATAACACAACATATACGAAATAACTAATTGGCATCTAATTATCAaaatttttctttaattgtgtaaataaggGGCTCTAGATTCCACATACTAAGATCTATTCGGTTCAACGTTATAGACATTGTTTGCCGAGTTTCTAACCaaatgtttaattaaacagGATTATTgtagtataaatataattgttcgtcttttgtaaatttaatattctttttaaaacttGTGGCACTCGCTTGCATCCATTTAAGTTTCGACGTTAACTTTCCAATTTAGGATATATTCAAGTGTTTTATGCGTATGCTTATTAATTTCATATAATAGAAAAAGTTTTATTTAGGGCCGAATATATATTACGGAAATTTGCAAATTTAACTCCAgatttgatattttttggTCAACACCTGATTTGTAATTTATACTCGACTGTATACATCAGTCTCACGATTGTGTAATAGTTTTTTTGATTCCAGATTAACActtgatattttaaataatctGTCACCagaatatttatattcaggTATGTGGAATAGTTTTTTATTGCAAATGAGATAATTTGTCAATTTATTCTCaatttttacacacataaccTATTTTCACTTATTATTTcacattaaaaatgtattttatagaCGAACTTGCATTTGACATGACAAACGCGTCTCTTCTTAAAGACAATAACTTGAAATCAACACCAGTATCCAGGTTGCTATCCTTTGCTAAGCAGAGGCACGAAAAATACAGTTTTGAGAAAGACCCAGAAGCCTCAAAGTCGGACGCAAGGAGCGCGGATAATGTTACGACAAATCAGTCACAGTTTATGTTTGAAAACGAGCCAATGATGTCGAAAGCGTACGCCCGCTCGACGGACGCCGTGGTGGATAAGAATAAAACCTACCTGTTCGAAAACGTACCAGAATTGTCAAAAGCTCATGCAAGGTCCTCAGACTCGGTGAACGATAAGGCTGGCAGCCAGGTCTTTGAAAATCAGCCACAGGAATCAAAGGCGCACGTGCGGGCAGCCGACACGGTGGTCCAGAAGCTGGGATCCCAAGTATTCGAAAATGAGCCGCAACTGTCGAAAGCAAACACCGGCTACTACGATTCGGTGGTCGAAAAGCCGAACGGATTGGTGTTCGAAAACGAACCGGAACTATCCAAGGCCCACGTGAGGTCGTCAGACACAGTAACGACTAAGTCGGAAAGCCAAGTCTTCGAAAACCTGCCCTCAGACTCCAAGGCCCACGTAAGATCCACGGACTCGCTGGTCGAGAGAAAAGATGGACACGTGTTCGAGAATGAGCCAAAATTGTCGAAGGCGCACGTGAGGTCGTCAGACTCACTGTCAGATAAGGCGGGAAGCCAGGTGTTCGAAAATAAGCCAGGAGAGTCGAAGGCACACGTGAGGTCGACGGACACAGTGGTGGGAAGGAAGGGGCCGCAGGTGTTCGAAAACAAGCCGGCGTCAGTGTCGAAGGCCGACGTGAGGGCGTTCGACAAGCTGCCTGACCGCTCGGACTCACAGACAGTGTTCGAGTGCCAAAGAAGCCAGCAAAGCACAGCCGACTTCAGCGCCTTCAAGCCTCTCGAGCCGAAATCGCAATACGTCACAACATACGAGGCTCAAACTTCAAAGAAGAGCAAGGCAGACGTGGTGTACGACCGCAACCACACACTTATGAAGGAAATGGCAGAAACGATGGACAAGTGCCGTTTTGAATAGACGTAACAATATgtaataatgta from Theileria orientalis strain Shintoku DNA, chromosome 1, complete genome encodes the following:
- a CDS encoding DEAD-box family helicase, whose product is MYLNRGRSSRFKLLKLVTLSHNLKRVNKCFIKHTHELETSFDPDDVEPVHNESYSPSDEITLEDSSTFVSNFSEFSGLLNSRLLKSLESNGFVKLTPIQKLSIPKVLKGSTVLIRSASGTGKTLTFVIPALQKLVSPPDNVKITRKDGTKVLIITPTRELSFQISKVTESLSKPFPWIVVSCIKGISRKSEKARIRKGITIVIGTPGRILDHMESTSSFNLTNMDMLVLDEADRLLDMGFENKIRNIHSHLLDSKKSNAENAGIQIVLTSATITDRVTKLVDTCFVAKPLLIGVNEENHKMPTKLNLEYALVDCNNKFMCLVSMLLKFVGNHEKILIFVSNCDTVNYMERLLKMLSWPSLKRKEGPQGSLMKNTNLNLSELEKDRVLANKFAVNKDTERQIFEVPIYKLHGDMESKERMPLMDQFINSKSSIMVSTDVASRGLNLSKVNRVVQYDPPQQLDEFIHRSGRTARIGDSGTCLLILMKHESEFVQVLNRKGMKLKEIGEGEVWNPIKNIHTPKYLKNFKGDLVGFMRNRFCTDVKEDSQLLQLAKNAFKSSIRSYKTYAKELRKAFNFRRLHLGHYATSFCLNMKPTELMSRKDQTSTEARKKRAPKMHSDRRAREPKLNLSAESQSAAEMALKYLKEKNMIL